In Rhipicephalus microplus isolate Deutch F79 chromosome 7, USDA_Rmic, whole genome shotgun sequence, one genomic interval encodes:
- the LOC142767271 gene encoding uncharacterized protein LOC142767271, translating into MEERGGPLKSMENPTPCPASTKPKKEEDPYRIPVHLNIACTKCDGACCQLLQHRRSLNEVLRDIGLEICEDTTCDDGIRIAVVEDNGRGYAFNSLHASHITALNIVQFLLTEHGCITAVEVNRIMRHHESLLKALRLNGTVESVLISGMDAKRTPEDVAAFKVVKSISQLKRLTLDTSRCLPLCANMRLYGQLLRGATRQLRSLDVAAAEMSPKQAKRLIGALRRSKTVEHLVVGENVFTIGKQGSGRTFAEYLVNTDTLRTLRLTSKPDFTNENAIRTLVVALCQARTLLEVKVDLDLKMVGFAARVSLFAQVVAENTVLRRLRLPSVRCSCAHSWLNRVALDPPDPDSADKMVPWLGAVRKNTTLRELEIDLGGFGEPECRDFFEAVADNSALHSVVVRRLPTDCPMAGICETIRKRGIADRVLIRNHHVNPVDLSALSECPEVTGLVVSGRHFAGNTDQLCAAFKTLAQCSHVTSLSVHCWGFAKGMYDSLIACLRATKTLEQIEVRMVDIVDELTDEEQVDLDTQLIEAAASIPSLVDANFKGILKYSQNCAPFAGAVAAKRGRLTRLQITLAYQSNPAFAKLYTPQELAHSSIIKCKEGTNYKSELAAVQEVTARNSNNVSAAARYVLDQPDSDDGARVIEDLHDHPWLVRRVRRQAEVDVGEAKLKIARALKRVRSCSIDEYMRLAGVVKRRVESGQGEGRVDVHIADINLYCWLHIRSYLKVSDVVRA; encoded by the exons ATGGAGGAGCGCGGTGGTCCACTGAAAAGTATGGAGAACCCCACGCCTTGTCCAGCTTCAACGAAGCCAAAGAAAGAGGAGGATCCGTACAGAATCCCCGTGCACCTGAATATCGCCTGTACCAAGTGCGATGGCGCGTGTTGCCAGCTCCTGCAGCATCGGCGATCACTCAACGAAGTGCTGCGGGACATCGGACTCGAGATATGCGAAGACACAACGTGCGACGACGGAATCCGCATCGCCGTTGTCGAAGACAATGGACGCGGCTACGCGTTCAACAGCCTACACGCCAGCCACATTACCGCGCTCAACATCGTCCAGTTCCTGCTCACGGAGCACGGGTGCATCACCGCCGTTGAAGTGAACCGCATCATGAGGCACCACGAATCGTTACTCAAGGCGCTCCGGCTGAACGGGACGGTGGAAAGTGTGCTCATCTCCGGAATGGACGCCAAGCGCACCCCAGAGGACGTGGCAGCCTTCAAGGTGGTCAAGAGCATATCTCAATTGAAAAGGTTGACTTTGGACACTTCCCGGTGTCTTCCCCTATGCGCGAACATGCGACTCTACGGCCAGCTACTCAGGGGAGCCACGAGACAGCTGAGGTCCCTGGACGTGGCCGCGGCGGAGATGAGCCCCAAACAGGCCAAGCGGCTTATCGGCGCACTGAGGCGGAGTAAAACGGTGGAACATCTTGTCGTCGGGGAAAACGTGTTCACCATCGGCAAACAAGGCTCGGGCAGAACCTTTGCAGAATACCTGGTCAACACGGATACTCTCCGCACACTGAGGCTCACTTCGAAGCCCGATTTCACCAACGAAAATGCCATCAGGACGCTCGTTGTCGCTCTCTGCCAGGCGAGAACGCTGCTGGAAGTGAAGGTCGACCTGGACCTCAAGATGGTAGGATT TGCGGCGCGGGTGTCCCTGTTTGCCCAAGTGGTGGCCGAGAACACCGTACTTCGTCGGCTGCGGCTCCCGTCGGTAAGGTGTTCCTGCGCGCACTCCTGGTTGAATCGGGTGGCCCTGGACCCACCGGATCCCGACTCCGCCGACAAGATGGTGCCGTGGCTCGGAGCCGTGCGCAAGAACACCACGCTTCGCGAGCTCGAGATAGACTTGGGAGGCTTCGGGGAGCCGGAGTGCCGGGACTTCTTCGAAGCGGTCGCCGACAACAGCGCCCTCCACTCGGTCGTCGTGCGGCGCCTGCCCACCGATTGCCCGATGGCCGGCATCTGCGAGACCATACGCAAACGCGGGATCGCCGACCGGGTCCTCATCAGGAACCACCACGTGAACCCCGTGGACCTCTCGGCGCTGTCCGAATGTCCGGAAGTCACCGGCCTCGTCGTCAGCGGTAGACACTTTGCCGGCAACACGGACCAGTTGTGCGCTGCGTTTAAAACGCTCGCTCAGTGCTCTCACGTGACGTCACTTAGCGTGCACTGCTGGGGTTTCGCGAAGGGCATGTACGATTCGCTCATCGCCTGCCTCCGCGCAACGAAGACACTCGAGCAGATCGAGGTCCGCATGGTCGACATCGTGGACGAGCTAACGGACGAGGAGCAAGTGGACCTCGACACACAGCTCATCGAAGCCGCCGCCTCCATACCCAGCCTGGTCGATGCGAACTTCAAGGGAATCCTCAAGTACAGCCAGAACTGCGCGCCCTTCGCCGGTGCTGTGGCCGCCAAACGCGGACGGCTGACGCGCCTGCAGATCACACTGGCTTACCAGTCGAACCCGGCGTTCGCCAAACTCTACACACCGCAAGAGTTGGCACACTCATCGATCATAAAGTGCAAAGAAGGCACCAACTACAAGAGCGAACTAGCAGCTGTACAG GAGGTCACGGCACGCAACAGCAACAACGTCTCGGCAGCGGCTCGCTACGTGCTGGACCAGCCCGACAGCGACGACGGAGCGAGAGTCATCGAAGACCTGCACGATCATCCGTGGCTGGTGCGCAGGGTGCGCCGCCAGGCGGAGGTCGACGTCGGCGAAGCGAAACTGAAGATCGCGCGCGCCTTGAAGCGTGTGCGAAGCTGCAGCATCGACGAGTACATGAGGCTGGCCGGCGTTGTCAAAAGACGCGTAGAGAGCGGTCAGGGCGAGGGTCGCGTGGACGTCCACATTGCAGACATCAACCTGTACTGTTGGCTGCATATCCGATCCTACCTCAAGGTTTCCGACGTAGTGAGAGCTTAA